In one Haemophilus parainfluenzae genomic region, the following are encoded:
- a CDS encoding sigma-70 family RNA polymerase sigma factor, with the protein METGISDKELVQIREQMLKFATLQVGNAVLAEDLVQESFLSAFNHLEQFKRQSAFKTWVFAILKNKIIDFLRQKGKLVLETEIEDEEQTNHFFDEGGHWKAEHSPLDLELSESAVYSEEFWLIFETCLTCLPAKQAKIFMMREFLELSSEEICQENQLSISNLHTTLYRARLQLQNCLSHKL; encoded by the coding sequence ATGGAAACCGGAATTTCCGATAAAGAACTGGTACAAATTAGAGAGCAAATGCTGAAATTTGCCACATTACAGGTGGGCAATGCTGTATTAGCTGAAGATTTAGTGCAAGAGAGTTTTTTAAGTGCATTTAACCATCTTGAGCAATTTAAACGACAATCGGCATTTAAGACCTGGGTCTTTGCTATCTTAAAAAATAAAATCATTGATTTTCTTCGCCAGAAAGGCAAATTAGTGCTAGAAACCGAAATTGAAGATGAAGAACAAACTAATCATTTCTTTGATGAAGGGGGCCACTGGAAAGCTGAACATTCTCCACTCGATCTCGAACTGAGCGAAAGTGCGGTCTATTCTGAAGAATTCTGGCTGATTTTTGAAACTTGCTTAACTTGCCTGCCAGCCAAACAAGCCAAGATTTTTATGATGAGAGAGTTTTTGGAATTATCTTCCGAAGAAATTTGCCAAGAAAATCAACTAAGCATAAGTAACTTGCACACGACACTCTATCGTGCTCGCTTACAACTTCAAAACTGCTTATCTCATAAACTTTAA
- the cysS gene encoding cysteine--tRNA ligase: MLKIFNTLTREKEVFKPIHEGKVGMYVCGVTVYDLCHIGHGRTFVCFDVIARYLRSLGYDLTYVRNITDVDDKIIKRALENKETCDQLVDRMVQEMYKDFDALNVLRPDFEPRATHHIPEIIEIVEKLIARGHAYVADNGDVMFDVESFKEYGKLSRQDLDQLQAGARIEINEIKKNPMDFVLWKMSKENEPSWPSPWGAGRPGWHIECSAMNCKQLGEHFDIHGGGSDLMFPHHENEIAQSCCAHGGQYVNYWIHSGMIMVDKEKMSKSLGNFFTIRDVLNHYNAEAVRYFLLTAHYRSQLNYSEENLNLAQGALERLYTALRGTNQSAVAFGGENFVEAFREAMDDDFNTPNALSVLFEMAREINKLKTEDTEKANGLAARLRELAGILGLLQQDPEKFLQAGSDDDEVAKIEALIKQRNEARAAKDWAAADAARNELTAMGIVLEDGPNGTTWRKQ; the protein is encoded by the coding sequence ATGTTAAAGATTTTTAATACCCTCACTCGTGAAAAAGAAGTGTTCAAACCTATCCATGAAGGAAAAGTGGGTATGTATGTGTGTGGCGTGACCGTTTACGATTTATGCCATATTGGCCACGGCCGTACCTTTGTATGTTTTGATGTGATTGCCCGCTATTTACGCTCTCTAGGCTACGATTTAACTTATGTGCGTAATATTACGGATGTGGACGATAAAATCATTAAACGTGCATTAGAAAACAAAGAAACCTGCGATCAACTTGTAGATCGTATGGTGCAAGAAATGTATAAAGATTTTGATGCATTAAACGTATTACGTCCAGATTTCGAACCTCGTGCGACTCATCATATTCCAGAAATTATTGAAATTGTGGAAAAACTGATTGCACGTGGTCATGCTTATGTTGCAGACAATGGCGATGTGATGTTTGATGTAGAAAGCTTTAAGGAATACGGCAAATTATCACGTCAAGATCTCGACCAATTACAAGCGGGTGCACGCATTGAAATTAATGAAATCAAGAAAAATCCAATGGATTTCGTGCTTTGGAAAATGTCAAAAGAAAACGAACCAAGCTGGCCGTCCCCATGGGGTGCAGGTCGTCCAGGTTGGCACATTGAATGTTCGGCAATGAACTGCAAACAACTTGGCGAACATTTTGATATTCACGGTGGCGGTTCTGACTTAATGTTCCCGCATCACGAAAATGAAATTGCGCAATCTTGCTGTGCTCATGGCGGTCAATATGTGAATTATTGGATCCATTCAGGCATGATCATGGTAGATAAAGAAAAAATGTCGAAATCCCTCGGCAATTTCTTCACTATTCGTGATGTATTAAACCACTACAATGCAGAAGCGGTGCGTTATTTCTTACTAACGGCACACTATCGCAGCCAACTCAATTACAGTGAAGAAAATCTAAATTTAGCACAAGGTGCATTAGAACGTTTGTACACCGCTCTACGTGGCACAAACCAAAGTGCGGTTGCTTTTGGCGGTGAAAATTTTGTGGAAGCCTTCCGTGAAGCAATGGACGATGATTTCAATACGCCGAACGCTCTTTCTGTCTTATTTGAAATGGCGCGTGAAATCAATAAATTGAAAACTGAAGATACTGAAAAAGCCAATGGTCTTGCTGCGCGTTTACGTGAATTAGCGGGTATCTTAGGTTTACTTCAACAAGATCCAGAAAAATTCTTACAAGCTGGCTCTGACGATGATGAAGTAGCAAAAATTGAAGCGCTCATCAAACAACGCAACGAAGCGCGTGCTGCTAAAGATTGGGCTGCTGCAGATGCGGCTCGTAATGAACTCACTGCAATGGGAATTGTGTTAGAAGACGGCCCTAACGGCACGACATGGCGTAAACAATAA
- a CDS encoding peptidylprolyl isomerase, protein MVTLHTNFGDIKIKLDFDKAPITAENFLNYCKNGFYDNTIFHRVIDGFMIQGGGMESGMREKATNAPIQNEANNRLSNKRGTIAMARTSDPHSATAQFFINVADNDFLNYRSKEMFGREVVQEWGYAVFGEVVEGMDVVDKIKKVKTSNKGFHQDVPTEDVVITSVSVE, encoded by the coding sequence ATGGTTACATTACACACAAATTTTGGCGATATTAAAATTAAACTTGATTTTGATAAAGCGCCAATCACTGCAGAAAACTTTTTAAACTATTGTAAAAACGGTTTCTATGATAACACAATTTTTCATCGTGTTATTGATGGATTTATGATTCAGGGCGGTGGTATGGAAAGCGGAATGCGTGAAAAAGCAACAAACGCACCGATCCAAAATGAAGCTAACAATCGTTTAAGTAACAAACGTGGCACAATCGCCATGGCGCGTACCTCTGATCCACATTCTGCAACGGCACAATTCTTCATTAACGTGGCAGATAATGACTTCTTAAACTACCGTTCAAAAGAGATGTTTGGCCGTGAAGTGGTACAAGAATGGGGCTATGCCGTATTCGGTGAAGTGGTTGAAGGCATGGATGTGGTTGATAAAATCAAAAAAGTAAAAACCAGTAATAAAGGCTTCCACCAAGATGTTCCGACCGAAGATGTGGTGATTACATCCGTTTCTGTTGAATAA
- a CDS encoding TatD family hydrolase — MPFFDTHTHLDYLHHDTGEPLAQLVDNAKQADVQKILIVAVKESDFKTIQNMTALFPEHLYCGLGLHPLYIKEHQEHDLEILDTALSVRDQNCTAVAEIGLECAIPDLLTDELWQKQQHFLESQLYLAKKYNLSINLHSRKSHEQLFRFLKQANLTKCGVVHGFSGSYDQAKRFVDLGYKIGVGGTITYERANKTRQAIAKLPLEALVLETDTPDMPVFGFQGQPNRPERIVHTFEALCRLRSENAEVIKETAWQNSLTLFG; from the coding sequence ATGCCTTTCTTCGATACTCATACCCACCTCGATTATCTTCATCATGACACGGGAGAGCCATTAGCTCAGCTGGTGGATAACGCTAAGCAAGCTGATGTGCAAAAAATTTTGATTGTGGCGGTAAAAGAGTCAGATTTTAAAACGATCCAAAATATGACCGCACTTTTCCCTGAGCATCTTTATTGTGGGCTTGGGTTGCATCCTCTTTATATCAAAGAACACCAAGAGCATGATTTAGAAATTTTGGATACGGCGTTATCTGTACGTGATCAAAATTGTACAGCTGTAGCAGAAATAGGCTTAGAATGTGCGATTCCAGATTTATTAACGGATGAATTATGGCAAAAGCAGCAGCACTTTTTGGAAAGTCAGCTTTATTTAGCGAAGAAATACAATCTGTCGATCAATTTACATAGTCGTAAATCCCACGAGCAATTATTCCGCTTTTTGAAACAGGCTAATTTGACAAAATGTGGTGTGGTGCATGGTTTTTCAGGAAGTTACGATCAAGCAAAACGATTTGTGGATTTAGGCTATAAAATTGGTGTAGGTGGTACCATTACTTATGAACGCGCGAATAAAACGCGCCAAGCGATTGCGAAGTTACCATTAGAGGCGTTGGTGTTAGAAACGGATACGCCTGATATGCCCGTGTTTGGCTTTCAAGGACAACCTAATCGACCAGAGCGGATAGTTCACACCTTTGAGGCATTATGCCGTTTAAGAAGTGAAAATGCTGAAGTCATTAAAGAAACGGCTTGGCAAAATAGCTTAACCTTATTCGGTTAA
- the nrdG gene encoding anaerobic ribonucleoside-triphosphate reductase-activating protein: protein MNYLQYYPTDVVNGEGTRCTLFVSGCTHGCRGCYNQKSWSFDNGVLFDQTMEQQIINDLKDTRIKRQGLTLSGGDPMHPRNVEALLPFVQRVKKECPDKDIWVWTGYKLDELDDYQRQMLPYIDVLIDGKFIQEQADPSLVWRGSVNQVIYRFKV, encoded by the coding sequence ATGAACTATCTCCAATACTACCCTACTGATGTTGTAAATGGCGAAGGCACCCGTTGTACCCTTTTCGTGAGCGGTTGTACGCATGGTTGCCGTGGTTGCTACAATCAAAAGAGCTGGTCTTTTGATAATGGCGTATTATTTGATCAGACGATGGAACAACAAATCATCAATGATTTAAAAGATACGCGCATTAAACGTCAAGGGCTCACACTTTCTGGTGGGGATCCGATGCATCCACGTAATGTCGAAGCCTTACTTCCTTTTGTACAACGTGTAAAAAAAGAATGTCCCGATAAGGATATTTGGGTGTGGACGGGTTATAAACTGGATGAACTGGATGATTATCAACGTCAAATGTTGCCTTATATTGACGTGCTTATTGATGGAAAATTTATACAAGAACAGGCTGACCCAAGCTTAGTTTGGCGTGGTTCAGTCAATCAAGTGATTTATCGTTTTAAGGTTTAA
- the cydC gene encoding heme ABC transporter ATP-binding protein/permease CydC: MHALLPFLRLFKFAKLPLFLGLVLMITGLASSIGLLTTSGWFLAATAIAGLGTLFNFFYPSASVRGLAISRTLFRYFEKLVTHDATFRILAKLRVQVFEKIIPLSPAVLNRYRNSDLLNRLVSDVDTLDSLYLRLIAPFITAIFVILAMCIGLSFVNVPLALGLGVSLLLLVLVIPTVFYQLGKKFGDKLVYSRALYRTQFLEFIQAQAELLLFNAEDKLKDNMAKTETNWQADQQKEANLSGFSTALSLFLNGLIIAAMLWFSSQAEFGNDEYRMAFIALFTFAALASFEILMPLGSAFLHIGQVIASAERVTDIIEQQPLVAFNGKAEFDQNATTLIEAKDLSFTYPERQNRALENLNLTIQKGKKVAILGKTGSGKSTLLQLLVRNYDANQGELFLAGKPIADYAENTLRSQFCFLTQRVHVFSDTLHQNLQFASAVNIPDEKMIEVLNQVGLGKLLEQEQGLDIWLGDGGRPLSGGEQRRLGLARILLNDAPILLLDEPTEGLDRETERQILRLILAHAENKTLIMVTHRLTAIEQFDELCVIDEAKLIEKGTYAELLQLEKGFFKQLVERV, from the coding sequence ATGCATGCTTTACTTCCCTTTTTACGTTTATTTAAATTCGCCAAGTTGCCTTTATTTTTAGGCTTAGTTTTGATGATTACAGGCCTTGCATCTAGCATAGGCTTGCTGACCACATCTGGTTGGTTTTTAGCCGCAACGGCTATTGCAGGTCTTGGCACGTTATTTAATTTCTTCTACCCTTCTGCCTCTGTGCGTGGACTTGCCATCAGTCGCACCCTTTTCCGCTATTTCGAAAAGTTGGTCACTCACGATGCGACTTTCCGCATCTTGGCTAAATTACGGGTACAAGTTTTTGAGAAGATTATTCCATTAAGCCCTGCGGTGTTAAATCGCTACCGTAACAGCGATTTATTAAACCGCTTAGTGTCTGATGTGGATACCCTCGATAGTCTTTATCTCCGCTTAATTGCGCCTTTTATTACGGCTATTTTTGTGATTCTAGCTATGTGTATTGGCCTAAGTTTCGTCAATGTACCTTTAGCCTTAGGTCTAGGTGTGAGTCTGCTTTTATTGGTATTGGTTATTCCAACCGTTTTCTACCAACTGGGTAAAAAATTCGGTGATAAACTCGTGTATTCACGCGCACTTTATCGCACACAATTCCTAGAATTTATCCAAGCGCAAGCGGAATTATTGCTCTTTAATGCTGAAGATAAATTGAAAGATAACATGGCTAAAACTGAAACTAACTGGCAAGCAGACCAACAAAAAGAAGCCAATTTAAGCGGATTTTCAACCGCACTTTCACTCTTCTTAAATGGCTTGATTATTGCCGCAATGTTGTGGTTTAGCTCACAAGCGGAGTTTGGTAACGATGAATACCGTATGGCATTTATTGCGCTATTCACTTTTGCGGCCTTAGCCTCATTTGAAATCTTAATGCCATTAGGCTCGGCATTCTTACATATCGGGCAAGTAATTGCGTCAGCTGAACGCGTGACAGATATTATCGAACAACAACCATTAGTAGCTTTTAATGGCAAAGCGGAGTTCGATCAAAACGCTACTACATTAATTGAAGCAAAAGATCTTTCTTTTACTTATCCTGAACGTCAAAATCGTGCTTTAGAAAATTTGAATTTAACCATTCAAAAAGGTAAAAAAGTCGCAATTTTAGGTAAAACAGGTAGCGGAAAATCTACGCTATTACAACTTTTAGTACGTAATTATGATGCCAATCAAGGAGAATTATTCCTTGCTGGCAAGCCAATTGCTGATTATGCAGAAAATACATTACGCAGCCAATTCTGCTTTTTAACGCAACGTGTTCATGTATTTAGCGATACACTTCATCAAAATCTGCAATTCGCAAGTGCGGTCAATATTCCTGATGAAAAAATGATCGAGGTGTTAAATCAAGTTGGTTTAGGCAAATTGTTGGAACAAGAACAAGGCTTAGATATTTGGTTAGGTGATGGCGGCCGTCCACTATCAGGTGGAGAACAACGTCGCTTGGGCTTAGCGCGTATTTTGCTTAATGATGCACCAATTTTATTATTAGATGAGCCAACGGAAGGTTTAGATCGCGAAACGGAACGCCAAATTCTGCGTTTGATTCTTGCCCATGCTGAGAATAAAACCTTAATTATGGTGACTCACCGCTTAACGGCGATTGAGCAATTTGATGAACTTTGTGTGATTGATGAAGCGAAGCTAATTGAAAAAGGTACTTATGCAGAATTATTGCAATTAGAAAAAGGGTTCTTCAAACAATTAGTAGAGCGAGTGTAA
- the cydD gene encoding heme ABC transporter permease/ATP-binding protein CydD: MDKLRQKYLQKWLRAQQQPVKKLMRTNIALATLSSLILVVQTYFLATLLDKLIMQHVDHAELVPYFIALIITFALRAIILWLREKIGFKAGRLLRNHMRQKILDKIHQVGPATINNKPAGSWASIMLEQVENLHNFYARFLPQQSLSAIVPMVILIAVFPLNWAAGLILMVTAPLVPIFMILVGIAAADSSQKNMATLSRLSAQFLDRLRGLETLRLFNRTSEQTQHIENTTEDFRETTMTVLKMAFLSSAVLEFFTSISIALMAVYFGFSYLGQVEFGTYGTTLTLFTGFFCLILAPEFYQPLRDLGTYYHDRAAGIGAADAIVDFLEADYLIAHQGNEQIPAQSAVEIQAENLVALSPQGQPLTKPLSFHIPKESHIALVGQSGAGKTSLINVLLGFLPYEGSLKINGVELNQSRLSDWRKQIAWVGQNPLLLQGSIKENLLLGDIQATDEQIEQALISAQAKEFTDKLGLDSEIKDGGIGVSVGQAQRLAIARALLRKGNLLLLDEPTASLDAQSENLVLAALAEMSHNQTTLMITHRIEDLKQCDNILVMQEGEIVQQGHFNQLKDQGFFAELLAQRKEDIQ; encoded by the coding sequence ATGGACAAACTTCGCCAAAAATATTTACAAAAATGGCTTCGTGCGCAGCAACAACCTGTTAAAAAATTAATGCGCACCAATATTGCCCTTGCCACACTTTCCTCCTTAATTCTGGTGGTTCAAACCTATTTTCTTGCGACATTGCTCGACAAGCTCATTATGCAACATGTCGATCACGCTGAACTGGTTCCCTATTTTATTGCATTAATCATCACTTTTGCTTTACGTGCGATCATTTTATGGCTACGCGAAAAAATTGGTTTTAAAGCAGGTCGATTACTACGAAATCACATGCGTCAAAAGATTTTAGATAAAATCCATCAAGTTGGTCCCGCAACCATCAATAACAAACCAGCCGGAAGCTGGGCAAGTATCATGCTTGAACAAGTGGAAAATCTGCATAACTTCTATGCGCGTTTCTTACCACAACAAAGTTTATCGGCTATTGTACCAATGGTGATTTTAATTGCCGTATTCCCGCTCAACTGGGCGGCTGGACTGATTTTGATGGTCACTGCACCGCTTGTACCAATTTTTATGATTCTGGTAGGGATTGCCGCAGCAGATAGCAGCCAAAAAAATATGGCTACCCTTTCTCGCTTGAGTGCACAATTCTTGGATCGCTTACGCGGTTTAGAAACCTTGCGTCTTTTCAACCGCACTTCAGAACAAACTCAACATATTGAAAACACAACGGAAGACTTCCGTGAAACGACCATGACAGTACTTAAAATGGCGTTTCTCTCTTCTGCCGTGTTAGAGTTTTTCACCTCCATTTCCATTGCTTTAATGGCGGTGTATTTTGGTTTTAGCTATTTAGGTCAAGTCGAATTTGGTACTTATGGCACCACGCTGACCTTATTTACCGGCTTTTTCTGCTTAATTCTTGCACCAGAGTTTTATCAACCATTGCGTGATCTCGGAACTTACTATCACGATCGTGCAGCTGGTATTGGTGCAGCTGATGCCATTGTCGATTTCTTAGAAGCGGATTATTTAATTGCACATCAAGGAAATGAACAAATTCCAGCACAAAGTGCGGTCGAGATTCAGGCTGAAAATTTAGTGGCGCTTTCTCCACAAGGTCAACCATTAACTAAGCCTCTTTCATTCCATATTCCGAAAGAAAGCCATATTGCACTTGTGGGCCAAAGTGGCGCAGGAAAAACCTCTTTAATCAATGTATTACTCGGTTTCTTGCCTTATGAAGGTAGCTTAAAAATTAACGGTGTAGAACTTAATCAAAGCCGTTTAAGCGACTGGCGCAAACAAATTGCGTGGGTAGGTCAAAACCCATTACTACTACAAGGTAGCATCAAAGAAAATCTACTTTTAGGTGATATTCAAGCAACTGATGAGCAAATTGAACAAGCCTTGATTTCTGCGCAAGCGAAAGAGTTTACCGACAAATTAGGCTTAGATAGTGAAATTAAAGATGGTGGGATAGGGGTATCCGTAGGCCAAGCGCAACGCTTAGCTATCGCTCGCGCTTTACTACGCAAAGGCAATTTATTATTACTTGATGAGCCAACGGCTAGCCTTGATGCTCAGTCTGAAAATCTGGTACTTGCTGCCCTTGCAGAAATGAGCCATAACCAAACCACCTTAATGATCACACACCGCATTGAAGATCTAAAACAATGCGACAACATTTTAGTGATGCAAGAAGGTGAAATTGTTCAACAAGGCCATTTCAACCAATTAAAAGATCAAGGCTTCTTTGCCGAATTATTGGCTCAACGAAAAGAGGATATTCAATAA
- the trxB gene encoding thioredoxin-disulfide reductase has product MSDVKHSKLLILGSGPAGYTAAIYAARANLKPVLVTGLQQGGQLTTTDEIENWPGDFEMTTGPGLMQRMLQHAEKFETEIVFDHINKVDLSSRPFKLYGDMQTFTCDALIIATGASARYIGLESETAYKGRGVSACATCDGFFYRNKPVAVVGGGNTAVEEALYLANIASEVHLIHRRDSFRAEKILIDRLYKKVEEGKIVLHTDRTLNEVLGDNMGVTGVRLENVKTGEKEDVKLDGLFIAIGHAPNTEIFQGQLELNNGYIVVKSGLEGNATATSVKGVFAAGDVMDHNYRQAITSAGTGCMAALDAERYLDAQE; this is encoded by the coding sequence ATGTCAGACGTTAAACACAGCAAATTATTAATTTTAGGTTCAGGCCCGGCAGGTTATACCGCCGCTATTTACGCCGCACGTGCAAACCTAAAACCTGTTCTAGTGACCGGTCTTCAACAAGGCGGTCAACTTACCACTACAGATGAAATTGAAAACTGGCCGGGTGATTTTGAAATGACCACTGGCCCTGGTTTAATGCAACGTATGTTGCAACACGCCGAAAAATTTGAAACGGAAATCGTGTTTGATCACATTAATAAAGTCGATTTATCTTCTCGTCCATTCAAACTTTATGGCGATATGCAAACCTTCACATGTGATGCATTAATCATCGCAACAGGCGCATCAGCACGTTATATCGGATTAGAATCTGAAACCGCTTATAAAGGCCGTGGTGTTTCTGCTTGTGCAACCTGTGATGGTTTCTTCTATCGCAATAAACCCGTTGCGGTTGTCGGTGGCGGAAATACCGCCGTTGAAGAAGCTCTTTACTTAGCTAATATTGCTTCTGAAGTACATTTAATCCACCGTCGCGATAGTTTCCGCGCAGAAAAAATCTTAATCGATCGCTTATACAAAAAAGTCGAAGAAGGCAAAATTGTGCTTCATACTGACCGCACTTTAAATGAAGTGTTAGGTGATAACATGGGTGTAACAGGTGTTCGTTTAGAAAACGTGAAAACTGGCGAAAAAGAAGACGTGAAATTAGACGGTTTATTTATTGCCATCGGTCATGCGCCAAACACTGAAATTTTCCAAGGTCAGCTTGAACTTAACAACGGTTATATCGTCGTTAAATCAGGCCTTGAAGGCAATGCAACAGCGACCTCTGTAAAAGGTGTATTTGCTGCGGGTGATGTAATGGATCATAACTATCGCCAAGCCATTACTTCAGCAGGAACAGGCTGTATGGCGGCATTAGATGCTGAACGTTATTTAGATGCACAAGAATAA
- a CDS encoding co-chaperone YbbN codes for MADLPFFVELNEQNLTETLQRSVETPLVINFYAPSHQESADFAKVLQRVAEQHQGQFILGLVNCETEQMIAAQFRIQALPTTYLFKEAQAIDAFPGALDEASLLQRLSAILPKEEDLKFQKALDFLQVEDYDSALPLLKDAWELSDKKNSDVALLYAETYIAMKKTEPAADILAQIPIQDRDSRWHGLQAQIELLIKAADTPEIQQLQADYAKNPTPEIALKLAVQLHQANRNEEALDLSFSILKQDLSAENGEVKQQFLSILSAIGNADPITNKYRRLLYSLLY; via the coding sequence ATGGCAGATTTACCTTTCTTCGTTGAGCTCAACGAACAAAATCTTACTGAAACGTTGCAACGTTCTGTTGAAACGCCACTTGTCATTAACTTTTATGCACCAAGCCATCAAGAATCGGCAGATTTTGCAAAAGTCTTACAACGTGTCGCAGAACAACACCAAGGGCAATTTATCCTCGGCTTAGTCAATTGTGAAACAGAGCAAATGATTGCTGCTCAATTTCGTATTCAAGCATTGCCTACGACCTATCTTTTCAAAGAGGCTCAAGCAATAGATGCATTCCCTGGTGCATTAGATGAAGCCAGTTTATTGCAACGTTTGAGTGCGATTTTGCCAAAAGAAGAAGATTTAAAATTCCAAAAAGCTTTAGATTTTTTACAAGTGGAAGATTACGACTCAGCCCTTCCACTACTGAAAGATGCCTGGGAGCTTTCAGATAAGAAAAACAGCGATGTGGCATTACTTTATGCAGAAACCTATATCGCCATGAAAAAAACAGAGCCTGCAGCAGATATTTTAGCTCAAATTCCTATTCAGGATCGCGACAGCCGTTGGCATGGATTACAGGCGCAGATTGAGCTTTTAATTAAAGCAGCTGATACGCCAGAAATTCAGCAATTACAAGCGGATTATGCGAAAAATCCAACGCCTGAGATTGCGTTGAAATTGGCAGTTCAGCTACATCAAGCCAATCGAAACGAAGAAGCATTGGACTTATCATTTAGCATTCTTAAACAAGATCTTTCTGCGGAAAATGGTGAAGTAAAACAACAGTTTTTATCTATTTTATCAGCCATTGGCAATGCAGATCCTATCACCAATAAATATCGCCGATTGCTGTATTCATTGCTTTACTAA
- a CDS encoding nucleobase:cation symporter-2 family protein — MNNNLLYTVEDKPPFGLSLLLAAQHLLAALGGIIAVPLVIGNVLKLPTEDTITLVNAALLISGVVTVIQCKGLGPIGIRLPSVMGTSFTFVAAALAIGFSEYGIAGILGSSLIGSLVMIIGSFFMPYIRKLFPPLVTGTVVMMIGLSLIPVAVDWFAGGQRGDANYATPENLMMASFVLVIVVALVQWGKGIFSAAAIVIGMMTGYIVCLAMGWVSFEGVKQAQTFAIPQPLHFGLAFPISGIIGMSIAYLVTIVESSGNFLALGNATKTEITGRHLRGGVLADGLGSALAAIMSTTPFSSFSQNIGVISLTGVASRHVVALTGVLLALAGLFPVFGALIVSIPLPVLGGAGLMMFAMIIAAGIQMLDKVARSKRNGLIIAISIGCGLAVTTRPELLDKLPHFFKEVLGSGITVGSLLALILNLVLPEDKVEETKESK; from the coding sequence ATGAATAACAACTTGCTTTATACGGTGGAAGACAAACCACCTTTCGGATTGAGTTTACTTCTTGCCGCACAGCATTTACTTGCCGCACTAGGGGGAATTATTGCCGTACCATTAGTCATTGGTAACGTCTTAAAATTACCGACTGAAGATACCATTACGCTAGTGAATGCGGCCCTGCTCATTTCCGGCGTAGTGACCGTTATCCAATGTAAAGGCTTGGGGCCTATTGGTATTCGTTTACCAAGTGTAATGGGGACCAGTTTTACTTTCGTTGCTGCTGCACTTGCCATTGGTTTCAGTGAATATGGCATCGCTGGTATATTAGGCTCTTCTCTCATTGGTTCATTAGTGATGATTATCGGCAGCTTTTTCATGCCCTATATTCGTAAATTATTCCCACCACTTGTGACGGGAACTGTCGTTATGATGATCGGCTTAAGCCTGATTCCAGTTGCCGTTGACTGGTTTGCAGGTGGTCAACGTGGTGATGCGAATTATGCGACGCCAGAAAATTTAATGATGGCAAGCTTTGTCTTAGTGATCGTGGTCGCTCTCGTGCAATGGGGTAAAGGGATTTTCTCTGCTGCCGCCATCGTTATTGGGATGATGACTGGTTATATCGTTTGTTTAGCTATGGGCTGGGTAAGCTTTGAAGGCGTAAAACAAGCACAAACTTTCGCGATTCCACAACCACTACACTTTGGTTTAGCCTTCCCAATTTCAGGCATTATCGGTATGTCTATTGCCTATTTAGTGACGATCGTTGAATCAAGTGGTAACTTCTTAGCCCTAGGTAATGCTACCAAAACCGAAATCACCGGCAGACATTTACGCGGCGGGGTTTTAGCCGATGGTTTAGGCTCTGCTTTAGCCGCCATTATGTCCACCACACCATTCTCTTCATTCTCACAAAACATTGGAGTCATTTCTCTAACTGGCGTGGCAAGTCGTCACGTGGTTGCGCTAACCGGTGTGCTTCTAGCACTAGCGGGCTTATTCCCTGTATTCGGTGCATTAATTGTATCAATTCCATTACCAGTATTAGGTGGTGCAGGCTTAATGATGTTCGCGATGATTATCGCTGCGGGTATTCAAATGTTGGATAAAGTCGCACGTAGTAAACGCAATGGTTTAATCATTGCCATTTCTATTGGCTGTGGCTTAGCCGTGACGACTCGTCCAGAATTGCTTGATAAATTACCGCACTTTTTCAAAGAAGTGCTCGGTTCAGGCATTACCGTAGGTTCATTACTTGCCTTAATTCTTAACCTCGTACTTCCTGAAGATAAAGTGGAAGAAACAAAAGAATCAAAATAG